One part of the Pandoraea faecigallinarum genome encodes these proteins:
- the coaD gene encoding pantetheine-phosphate adenylyltransferase — translation MVVAIYPGTFDPLTRGHEDLVRRAAGIFDKLVVGVADSRNKKPFFTLEERIDIAREVLGHYPNVSVEGFSGLLKDFVRKHQARVIVRGLRAVSDFEYEFQMAGMNRYLLPDVETMFMTPSDQYQFISGTIVREIAQLGGDVSKFVFPSVEKWLVTKVGETPPKA, via the coding sequence GGCGATCTATCCGGGGACGTTCGACCCGTTGACCCGAGGGCACGAGGATCTGGTCCGCCGCGCGGCGGGCATTTTCGACAAACTCGTGGTCGGGGTGGCCGATAGCCGAAACAAGAAGCCGTTCTTCACGCTGGAGGAACGGATCGACATCGCGCGCGAAGTGCTGGGCCACTATCCGAACGTGAGCGTCGAGGGCTTCTCCGGTCTGCTCAAGGACTTCGTGCGCAAGCATCAGGCGCGTGTGATCGTGCGTGGTCTGCGTGCCGTGTCCGACTTCGAATATGAGTTCCAGATGGCCGGGATGAACCGCTATCTGCTGCCCGACGTCGAGACCATGTTCATGACGCCATCGGACCAATACCAGTTCATTTCGGGCACGATCGTGCGCGAGATTGCGCAACTCGGTGGCGATGTCAGCAAATTCGTGTTTCCGTCCGTCGAAAAATGGCTGGTCACGAAAGTCGGCGAGACGCCGCCCAAGGCCTGA
- a CDS encoding YfhL family 4Fe-4S dicluster ferredoxin: MALMITDECINCDVCEPECPNDAISMGVEIYEIDPNKCTECVGHFDEPQCVQVCPVECIPINPEHVETPAQLLEKYTHLQAAKSA; the protein is encoded by the coding sequence GTGGCGCTGATGATTACCGACGAATGCATCAATTGCGACGTATGCGAGCCCGAGTGCCCGAACGACGCAATTTCGATGGGGGTCGAGATCTATGAGATCGATCCGAACAAGTGCACGGAGTGTGTCGGTCACTTCGACGAACCGCAGTGCGTGCAGGTGTGCCCGGTCGAGTGCATTCCCATCAATCCCGAGCACGTCGAGACGCCCGCGCAACTGCTCGAAAAATACACCCATCTCCAGGCGGCCAAATCGGCCTGA
- the pth gene encoding aminoacyl-tRNA hydrolase — translation MIKLIVGLGNPGAEYTATRHNAGFWFVDALAQQCGASLSSQKNFHGFAARARIAGQEVWLLEPQTFMNRSGQSVVALARFYKILPDEILVVHDELDLLPGTVRLKRGGGTGGHNGLKDIAAHLSTPEFWRLRLGIGHPRTLQPAGSQQQVADFVLKPPRREEQAEIDDAMSRSLDIVDLVIKGDMEKAMMRLHAAPGK, via the coding sequence ATGATCAAGCTGATCGTAGGGCTCGGCAATCCGGGCGCCGAATATACAGCGACGCGTCACAATGCGGGCTTCTGGTTCGTTGACGCGCTGGCGCAGCAATGCGGCGCCTCGCTCAGCAGCCAAAAGAACTTTCACGGCTTCGCCGCGCGGGCGCGCATTGCCGGACAGGAAGTTTGGCTGCTCGAACCACAGACCTTCATGAACCGTTCGGGCCAATCGGTCGTTGCGCTCGCGCGCTTCTACAAGATCCTGCCGGACGAAATTCTCGTCGTCCACGATGAACTCGATCTGTTGCCCGGCACCGTCAGACTCAAACGCGGCGGGGGCACCGGTGGCCACAACGGCCTGAAGGACATTGCCGCGCACCTGAGCACGCCGGAATTCTGGCGTCTGCGCCTTGGCATCGGCCACCCGCGCACGCTGCAACCGGCCGGTAGTCAGCAACAGGTCGCCGACTTCGTGCTCAAGCCACCGCGCAGGGAAGAGCAGGCCGAGATCGACGACGCCATGTCGCGGTCGCTCGACATCGTCGATCTGGTAATCAAGGGCGATATGGAAAAGGCGATGATGCGCTTGCACGCAGCGCCGGGGAAGTAA
- a CDS encoding 50S ribosomal protein L25/general stress protein Ctc — MKVVAFERNLQGTGASRRLRNAGKTTGIVYGGNVDPKLIELDHNALWHALRKEAFHSSILDLEIAGKSEQVLLRDVQYHPFKQLVLHVDFQRVDPNKPIHVKVPLHFLGADNAPAVKLASNVISHTLNELDVSCLPGKLPEFLEVDLSKLEAGKTVHAKDVKLPAGVTLTLHVEQENPVVAQAVQPAGAAADEAAASAEGETPAA; from the coding sequence ATGAAAGTCGTCGCTTTTGAGCGCAATCTGCAAGGTACGGGTGCGAGCCGCCGCCTGCGCAATGCCGGTAAGACCACGGGCATCGTGTACGGTGGTAACGTCGATCCGAAACTGATCGAACTCGATCACAACGCACTGTGGCACGCCCTCCGCAAGGAAGCCTTCCACTCGTCGATCCTCGACCTGGAAATCGCTGGCAAGTCCGAACAAGTGCTGCTGCGCGATGTGCAGTACCACCCGTTCAAGCAACTGGTTCTGCACGTGGACTTCCAACGCGTCGATCCGAACAAGCCGATCCACGTCAAGGTGCCCCTGCACTTCCTGGGCGCGGATAACGCCCCGGCCGTGAAGCTGGCTTCGAACGTGATCAGCCACACGCTCAACGAACTGGACGTCAGTTGCCTGCCGGGCAAGCTGCCGGAATTCCTGGAAGTCGACCTGTCGAAGCTGGAAGCCGGCAAGACGGTTCATGCCAAGGACGTCAAGCTGCCCGCCGGCGTGACCCTGACGCTGCACGTCGAGCAAGAAAACCCGGTCGTCGCACAAGCCGTGCAACCGGCTGGTGCCGCTGCTGACGAAGCGGCTGCTTCGGCTGAAGGCGAAACGCCGGCTGCCTAA
- a CDS encoding ribose-phosphate pyrophosphokinase encodes MSSDNLMVFTGNANPALAQAVVDTLGIPLGKAMASRFSDGEIQVEIQENVRGKDVFVLQSTCAPTNDNLMELMIMVDALKRASAGRITAAIPYFGYARQDRRPRSARVAISAKVVANMLQIAGVERIITMDLHADQIQGFFDIPVDNIYASPLLLQDVRAQNHENLLVVSPDVGGVVRARALAKQLHCDLAIIDKRRPKANVAEVMNIIGEVEGRTCVIMDDMVDTAGTLCKAAQVLKERGAKKVYAYCTHPVLSGGAAARINASELDEVVVTDTIPLRDDSKGGKIRQLSCANLLAETFSRIRRGDSVMSLFAE; translated from the coding sequence ATGAGTAGTGATAACCTGATGGTATTCACCGGGAACGCCAATCCCGCCCTGGCCCAAGCGGTCGTCGACACTCTCGGTATCCCGCTTGGCAAAGCCATGGCCAGCCGGTTCTCGGATGGTGAGATTCAGGTCGAAATCCAGGAAAACGTGCGCGGCAAGGATGTTTTCGTCCTCCAGTCGACGTGTGCCCCGACGAACGACAATCTGATGGAACTGATGATCATGGTCGATGCGCTCAAGCGCGCGTCTGCCGGCCGGATCACCGCCGCCATCCCGTATTTCGGCTATGCCCGTCAGGATCGCCGCCCCCGCTCGGCGCGCGTGGCGATCTCGGCGAAGGTCGTGGCCAACATGCTGCAAATCGCGGGCGTCGAACGCATCATCACGATGGACCTGCACGCCGACCAGATTCAGGGCTTCTTCGATATCCCGGTCGACAACATCTACGCTTCGCCGCTGCTGCTGCAAGACGTGCGCGCGCAGAATCACGAAAACCTGCTGGTGGTGTCGCCGGACGTCGGGGGTGTGGTTCGTGCCCGTGCCCTCGCCAAGCAGCTGCACTGCGATCTGGCCATCATCGACAAGCGTCGTCCGAAGGCCAACGTCGCGGAAGTGATGAACATCATCGGTGAAGTCGAAGGCCGTACCTGCGTCATCATGGACGACATGGTCGACACCGCCGGCACGCTGTGCAAGGCTGCACAGGTGCTGAAGGAACGTGGCGCGAAGAAGGTGTATGCCTACTGTACGCACCCGGTGCTCTCGGGGGGTGCCGCAGCCCGCATCAACGCGTCGGAACTCGACGAAGTGGTCGTGACCGACACGATTCCGCTGCGCGACGATTCGAAGGGCGGCAAGATTCGTCAACTGAGCTGCGCGAACCTGCTGGCCGAGACGTTCTCGCGTATCCGTCGTGGCGACTCGGTGATGTCGCTGTTCGCGGAATAA
- the ispE gene encoding 4-(cytidine 5'-diphospho)-2-C-methyl-D-erythritol kinase, with protein sequence MYEILRDCPAPAKLNLFLHIVGRRPNGYHELQTVFQLIDWADTLHFERRDDGRIVHTNPLPGVPPETDLTVRAAQLLQAHCGVRFGVDIGIEKRLPAGGGIGGGSSDAATTLLALNRMWQLDLPRETLQTLALQLGADVPFFVFGRNAFAQGLGEDLQAIDLPQRHFLVVNPRTHVATNKIFSDPLLTRDSKIVTMAFFLEHASKNVFETDGIFRNDMQAVVTREYAEVAAVIDWFRTFTTARMTGSGASVFAVFDAKAEAEAACKRLPERWIGQVTTSLAEHPMFAFA encoded by the coding sequence ATGTACGAAATCCTGCGTGACTGCCCGGCCCCGGCCAAGCTGAACCTGTTCCTGCATATCGTGGGACGTCGGCCCAACGGCTATCACGAACTGCAAACCGTCTTCCAGTTGATCGACTGGGCCGACACACTGCATTTCGAACGTCGCGACGACGGCCGGATCGTGCACACGAACCCGCTGCCGGGCGTGCCGCCGGAGACGGACCTGACCGTGCGCGCCGCGCAACTGCTGCAAGCCCACTGCGGCGTGCGCTTCGGTGTGGATATCGGCATCGAGAAGCGATTGCCGGCCGGCGGCGGCATCGGCGGCGGCAGTTCCGACGCGGCCACTACCCTGCTGGCGCTCAACCGTATGTGGCAGCTCGATCTGCCGCGCGAAACGCTTCAGACGCTAGCGCTGCAACTGGGCGCGGACGTGCCGTTTTTTGTCTTCGGCCGCAATGCGTTCGCGCAGGGCCTCGGGGAAGACTTGCAGGCCATCGATTTGCCCCAGCGACACTTTCTTGTCGTGAATCCGCGCACGCACGTCGCCACCAATAAAATATTTAGCGATCCCCTGTTGACAAGGGATTCGAAGATCGTCACAATGGCGTTCTTTCTTGAGCACGCCAGCAAAAACGTGTTCGAAACGGATGGAATCTTCCGTAACGACATGCAGGCGGTTGTCACTCGAGAATACGCGGAAGTCGCTGCTGTGATTGACTGGTTCAGAACCTTCACCACTGCGCGTATGACGGGATCCGGCGCCAGCGTCTTTGCGGTATTCGACGCGAAGGCTGAAGCGGAAGCGGCATGCAAGCGATTGCCAGAGCGCTGGATCGGTCAAGTGACCACTAGCCTGGCCGAACATCCAATGTTCGCCTTCGCGTAG
- a CDS encoding outer membrane lipoprotein LolB — MVKSQGFLARAPRRITWQMAARTTVLAIACSAAVLVTGCASLTPPAPVEPIAGVSVEHYRGRFSVRYEQNGEARNTYGNFDWQQNGENATVQLLDPLGQTQAIVRESPRRASLELPGKAPLSGPRLEDVMRDALGFALPVDGLRYWLHMQGAPGSQASIERDPQTQRPIRLKQDGWTIDYQAYFDGTPLRVKRVDLSRDLDGSPLAVRLVIDE, encoded by the coding sequence ATGGTGAAGTCCCAAGGTTTTTTGGCGCGAGCGCCGCGTCGCATCACCTGGCAAATGGCCGCGCGTACAACCGTTCTTGCGATTGCCTGTTCGGCCGCCGTGCTGGTGACGGGCTGTGCAAGTCTGACGCCGCCCGCGCCCGTCGAGCCGATCGCGGGTGTGAGCGTCGAACATTATCGCGGACGCTTTTCCGTGCGCTACGAACAGAACGGCGAAGCACGCAACACGTACGGCAATTTCGACTGGCAGCAGAACGGGGAGAACGCGACCGTTCAGTTGCTCGACCCGCTGGGTCAGACCCAGGCCATTGTGCGCGAAAGCCCGAGACGCGCCTCGCTCGAGTTGCCCGGCAAGGCACCGCTAAGCGGCCCTCGCCTCGAAGACGTCATGCGCGACGCGCTCGGCTTTGCATTGCCGGTGGACGGCCTGCGTTACTGGCTGCATATGCAGGGCGCACCGGGGTCGCAGGCGAGCATCGAGCGCGATCCGCAAACGCAACGTCCCATCCGTCTCAAACAGGACGGCTGGACTATCGACTATCAGGCGTATTTCGACGGGACACCGCTGCGGGTCAAGCGCGTCGATCTCTCGCGCGATCTCGACGGGTCGCCGCTCGCCGTGCGACTCGTGATCGACGAGTAA
- a CDS encoding tetratricopeptide repeat protein — translation MPNTRFQSIPAADLTAVTVAPAVLRLRGALARGAWAGATALGVTCASAIMAFLPSSNVFAQTVQKAPAGPASVPSAAPAAPAKASAPGADIDSEDVAPNANIPREKLPNVALTSEIVFEVLAAELSLQRGNLAPAFNTYIALANRTKDPRMARRSVEIALGARQLGDALVAAKLWHQLDPSWRPATQLLASLEVGTGHLAEAEPLLVDELNKVPEARRGQAVLELQQMIARGPERATGVDSLKRMLANDMQRPEAQLAIARSQLDAGDTAGARASLETALRLKPDYEAAALLYGQMGPSERTSAIAALKTFLDRNPDAKEARFAYAKLLLADNQLDAAQKQFETLEKRYPHELSTLMALALLNLHANHPKQAEQYLQKYATEAEQQNTDGAQAYVYLAQIAQDRKDYPAADKWLSKIREDSNAYLPAQIGRAQLLADQGKLEEGRALLHGIKSSEPREQLALKRAESDLLVKSKRYDDAEKLLAVEVKNHPDDMDLLYQYGMVAELNKHYDTMEKAMRRIMTSQPENAQAYNALGYSLTERNTRLPEALKLLQKAWALSPDDPYIMDSLAWVKYRLGDKPQALELLRRAYGIQAQAEIGAHLGEVLWESGQQDEARKTWREALKLDGDDDTLRSTMKRYNVAP, via the coding sequence ATGCCGAACACCCGATTCCAGTCCATTCCCGCCGCCGACCTGACCGCGGTAACCGTGGCACCTGCGGTTTTGCGCCTGCGCGGCGCACTGGCTCGCGGGGCGTGGGCCGGCGCCACGGCGCTCGGTGTCACCTGCGCCAGCGCCATCATGGCATTTCTGCCATCTTCCAACGTCTTTGCCCAGACGGTGCAAAAGGCACCGGCCGGTCCGGCGAGCGTGCCCTCGGCGGCGCCGGCCGCTCCCGCCAAGGCGAGCGCCCCCGGGGCGGACATCGATAGCGAAGACGTTGCGCCGAACGCGAACATTCCCCGTGAAAAGCTTCCGAACGTCGCGCTCACGAGCGAGATCGTCTTCGAAGTGCTTGCCGCCGAGTTGAGCCTGCAACGGGGCAACCTCGCCCCCGCCTTCAATACGTACATTGCCCTGGCCAACCGAACGAAGGATCCGCGCATGGCGCGTCGCTCGGTCGAGATCGCACTGGGCGCTCGCCAGCTCGGCGACGCACTCGTGGCCGCCAAGCTGTGGCATCAGCTCGATCCGTCCTGGCGTCCGGCCACGCAACTGCTCGCGAGCCTTGAGGTCGGCACCGGCCATCTGGCCGAAGCCGAACCGCTGCTGGTCGACGAACTCAACAAGGTACCGGAGGCGCGGCGCGGCCAGGCCGTTCTCGAATTGCAGCAGATGATCGCCCGCGGCCCGGAACGCGCGACGGGCGTCGATTCGCTCAAGCGCATGCTGGCAAACGACATGCAGCGTCCCGAAGCGCAGCTGGCCATCGCGCGTTCGCAGCTCGACGCCGGTGACACCGCCGGCGCGCGTGCATCGCTCGAAACCGCGCTCAGGCTCAAACCGGATTACGAAGCCGCGGCCTTGCTGTACGGACAGATGGGACCATCCGAGCGCACCAGCGCGATCGCCGCGTTGAAAACATTCCTGGACCGCAATCCGGACGCCAAGGAAGCGCGCTTCGCCTACGCCAAGCTGCTGCTTGCCGACAATCAGCTCGACGCCGCGCAAAAGCAGTTCGAAACGCTGGAAAAGCGCTACCCGCACGAACTGTCGACGCTCATGGCGCTGGCGCTGCTGAACCTGCATGCCAATCATCCGAAGCAGGCCGAGCAGTATTTGCAGAAGTACGCGACGGAAGCCGAACAGCAGAACACCGACGGCGCGCAGGCCTACGTCTACCTCGCGCAGATCGCGCAGGACCGCAAGGACTACCCGGCCGCCGACAAGTGGCTCTCGAAGATTCGCGAGGACAGCAACGCCTATCTCCCGGCACAAATCGGTCGGGCACAGTTGCTTGCCGATCAGGGCAAGCTCGAAGAAGGGCGTGCGCTGCTGCATGGCATCAAGTCGAGCGAGCCGCGCGAGCAACTCGCCCTCAAGCGCGCCGAGTCGGATCTGCTCGTCAAATCCAAGCGCTATGACGACGCCGAGAAGCTGCTCGCCGTCGAGGTCAAGAACCATCCGGACGACATGGATCTGCTCTACCAGTACGGCATGGTGGCCGAGCTGAACAAGCACTACGACACGATGGAAAAGGCGATGCGTCGAATCATGACGTCGCAGCCGGAAAACGCGCAGGCGTACAACGCACTGGGCTACTCGCTCACGGAGCGCAATACGCGTCTGCCCGAAGCGCTCAAGCTGCTGCAAAAGGCGTGGGCGCTCTCGCCCGACGATCCGTACATCATGGATAGTCTCGCGTGGGTGAAGTACCGTCTGGGCGACAAGCCGCAAGCGCTCGAACTGCTGCGCCGCGCCTACGGCATTCAGGCACAGGCCGAAATCGGTGCGCACCTCGGTGAGGTGCTCTGGGAGTCGGGCCAGCAGGACGAAGCGCGCAAGACCTGGCGTGAAGCCCTCAAGCTCGATGGCGACGACGACACGCTGCGCTCGACCATGAAGCGTTACAACGTCGCTCCGTAA
- the mutM gene encoding bifunctional DNA-formamidopyrimidine glycosylase/DNA-(apurinic or apyrimidinic site) lyase, giving the protein MPELPEVEVTRRGIAPHVAGTRIARIDVRNGALRWPVPDGLDTLLRGETLIGVTRRGKYLLLEYAPGWLLVHLGMTGTLRVMPEPESLPAAGVHDHIDLVFERCALRYRDPRRFGAVLFHPRSAGDVLAHPLLASLGVEPLTDDFDAAWLYAGTRGRTVSIKQALLAGNIVVGVGNIYASESLFRAGIHPRMAAGKLSRPRAGKLAQAVKVVLAAAIEKGGSTLRDFVGSDGRSGYFQQEYFVYDRAGQPCRVCGTTIRQIVQGQRSTFFCPHCQK; this is encoded by the coding sequence ATGCCTGAACTCCCGGAAGTCGAAGTCACCCGCCGCGGTATTGCGCCGCACGTGGCGGGCACGCGTATTGCCCGTATCGACGTGCGTAACGGCGCGTTGCGCTGGCCGGTGCCCGACGGGCTCGATACCCTGCTGCGCGGCGAAACGCTCATCGGTGTGACCCGTCGCGGCAAGTATCTGCTGCTCGAATACGCGCCCGGGTGGCTGCTGGTGCACCTGGGCATGACCGGGACGCTGCGCGTCATGCCGGAACCGGAGTCGCTGCCCGCCGCGGGCGTTCACGACCATATCGATCTGGTGTTCGAACGCTGCGCGTTGCGCTACCGCGACCCGCGGCGCTTCGGCGCAGTGCTGTTCCACCCTCGCTCGGCGGGCGACGTGCTTGCGCATCCGCTGCTCGCCAGCCTCGGAGTCGAACCGCTGACGGACGACTTCGACGCCGCGTGGCTTTACGCCGGCACGCGCGGGCGCACCGTCTCCATCAAGCAGGCATTGCTCGCAGGCAACATCGTCGTGGGGGTGGGCAACATCTACGCGTCGGAAAGCCTTTTTCGCGCCGGCATTCATCCACGCATGGCGGCGGGAAAACTGTCGCGGCCGCGCGCCGGGAAGTTGGCGCAGGCCGTCAAGGTTGTGCTTGCCGCGGCCATCGAAAAGGGCGGAAGCACGTTGCGCGACTTCGTTGGCAGCGATGGCCGGAGCGGCTATTTCCAGCAGGAGTATTTCGTCTACGATCGCGCCGGTCAGCCGTGCCGGGTGTGCGGCACGACGATCCGGCAGATCGTGCAGGGACAACGGTCCACTTTTTTCTGTCCGCATTGCCAGAAATGA
- the mutY gene encoding A/G-specific adenine glycosylase — translation MKASSNDTTSGALAHTFAERLIAWQAEHGRHDLPWQNTRDAYRIWLSEIMLQQTQVATVIPYYGRFLERFPDVAALARAPQDDVMALWSGLGYYSRARNLHRCAQVVVAEHGGRFPADPETLATLPGIGRSTAAAIAAFAYDAHAAILDGNVKRVLARVFGIEGFPGAPKVEREMWALAESLLPQRDLPAYTQGMMDLGATLCGRGKPRCGECPFDGDCVAHATGRERTLPTSKPKKTQPERYVDVLVIRAGERVLFERRPDSGIWGGLWSLPELTPPTDARDPDDALLRARLTEHAAALGAKLGAVQSVLPLHGLTHVFTHFKLHLRPWLVTLSLTGAPTSANDDNHAWLDGAGVAAAGLPSPIRKIADALSLHPSGTAQLSLPT, via the coding sequence ATGAAAGCATCTTCCAACGACACGACGAGCGGCGCGCTCGCGCACACGTTCGCCGAGCGGCTGATCGCCTGGCAGGCCGAGCACGGGCGTCACGACCTGCCGTGGCAGAACACGCGCGACGCTTATCGCATCTGGCTGTCCGAGATCATGTTGCAGCAAACGCAGGTCGCCACGGTGATTCCCTACTACGGGCGATTCCTGGAGCGCTTTCCCGACGTCGCGGCGCTCGCACGCGCGCCGCAGGACGATGTCATGGCGCTCTGGAGCGGCCTCGGCTACTACTCGCGTGCCCGCAATTTACACCGGTGCGCACAGGTCGTCGTCGCCGAGCATGGCGGGCGCTTTCCCGCCGACCCCGAAACCCTCGCGACGCTGCCCGGCATCGGCCGGTCGACCGCCGCGGCCATTGCCGCCTTCGCCTACGACGCGCACGCCGCCATTCTCGACGGCAACGTCAAGCGAGTGCTGGCGCGTGTGTTCGGCATCGAAGGATTCCCGGGCGCGCCGAAGGTCGAGCGCGAGATGTGGGCGTTGGCGGAGTCGCTGCTGCCGCAGCGCGATTTGCCCGCTTACACGCAGGGGATGATGGATCTGGGCGCGACGCTATGCGGGCGCGGCAAGCCGCGTTGCGGCGAATGCCCATTCGACGGCGATTGCGTCGCCCATGCGACGGGACGCGAGCGAACGTTGCCCACGTCCAAACCGAAGAAAACCCAGCCCGAGCGATATGTCGACGTTCTGGTGATTCGCGCCGGGGAACGCGTGCTGTTCGAGCGCCGGCCTGACAGCGGCATCTGGGGCGGCCTGTGGAGCCTGCCCGAACTCACGCCGCCAACCGATGCGCGCGACCCGGACGATGCGTTGCTGCGGGCGCGCCTGACGGAGCATGCCGCGGCGCTGGGCGCGAAGCTCGGTGCGGTGCAGTCGGTACTGCCGCTGCATGGCCTCACGCACGTCTTCACGCACTTCAAACTGCACTTGCGCCCGTGGCTGGTGACGCTGTCGCTCACCGGGGCGCCGACGTCCGCGAACGACGACAACCACGCGTGGCTGGATGGGGCGGGTGTGGCGGCGGCGGGCTTACCGTCGCCGATCCGGAAGATCGCCGACGCCCTGTCGCTTCATCCCTCGGGCACGGCTCAACTGTCGTTGCCGACCTGA
- the rapZ gene encoding RNase adapter RapZ — protein MKIVLITGVSGSGKSLALNVLEDAGYYCVDNLPSRFLPELAVYLGTQNYTRLAVAIDARSGGSLAELPPIIGGLRRFGHDVRVLFLNATTQTLVQRFSETRRRHPLSVTGDDILSATGSLVEAIEKEREMLSSVTELGHQIDTSNLRASALRRWIREFVQHDQTGLTLMFESFGFKHGVPLDADLVFDVRSLPNPYYDVQLRPLTGRDQPVIDFLSAIPEVDEMINDIGAYLQKWLPSYMRDNRSYLTVAIGCTGGQHRSVFISETLGARFRNEAAVLVRHRELAPAETP, from the coding sequence ATGAAGATCGTACTGATTACCGGCGTCTCCGGATCGGGCAAATCGCTCGCTCTGAACGTCCTCGAGGATGCGGGATACTACTGCGTCGACAATCTGCCGTCGCGCTTTCTGCCTGAACTCGCCGTCTACCTCGGCACGCAAAATTACACACGCCTCGCGGTCGCCATCGACGCGCGCAGCGGCGGCTCGCTCGCCGAATTGCCGCCGATCATTGGCGGCCTGCGCCGTTTTGGCCATGACGTTCGCGTGCTTTTCCTGAACGCCACCACGCAGACACTGGTGCAACGTTTTTCCGAGACACGCCGCCGCCATCCGCTCTCCGTGACCGGCGACGATATCCTCTCGGCGACCGGCTCGCTCGTGGAAGCCATCGAAAAAGAGCGCGAGATGCTCAGTAGCGTGACCGAACTCGGTCACCAGATCGACACCAGCAACTTGCGCGCGAGTGCGCTGCGACGCTGGATTCGCGAGTTCGTTCAGCACGACCAGACGGGACTCACGCTGATGTTCGAGTCGTTCGGCTTCAAACACGGCGTGCCGCTGGACGCCGATCTGGTGTTCGACGTCCGCTCCCTGCCCAATCCGTATTACGACGTGCAGTTGCGCCCGCTTACCGGGCGCGATCAGCCGGTGATCGATTTTCTGTCGGCAATTCCCGAGGTCGACGAGATGATCAACGACATCGGCGCCTACTTGCAGAAGTGGCTGCCGAGCTACATGCGCGATAACCGCAGTTATCTGACGGTCGCCATCGGCTGCACCGGCGGGCAGCACCGCTCGGTGTTCATCTCCGAGACGCTGGGCGCGCGCTTTCGCAACGAGGCCGCCGTGCTCGTGCGCCATCGCGAACTGGCGCCTGCCGAGACACCGTGA
- a CDS encoding PsiF family protein, protein MKKALAALLLVSPLLASPVFAQTAAAPASAPKATNSQQDKMKACNAQAAGKKGDDRKAFMKQCLSAGGAPAAKQTQQEKMKTCNTQASGKKGDDRKAFMKQCLSNQPAA, encoded by the coding sequence ATGAAAAAAGCACTTGCTGCATTGCTCCTGGTATCCCCGCTGCTCGCATCGCCCGTGTTTGCCCAGACGGCCGCCGCACCGGCATCCGCGCCCAAGGCAACCAACTCGCAACAGGACAAGATGAAGGCTTGCAACGCGCAAGCGGCCGGCAAGAAGGGCGACGACCGCAAGGCGTTCATGAAGCAATGCCTGTCGGCAGGCGGCGCCCCCGCGGCCAAGCAGACGCAGCAGGAAAAGATGAAGACCTGCAACACGCAAGCCTCCGGCAAGAAGGGAGACGACCGCAAGGCATTCATGAAGCAGTGTCTGTCGAACCAGCCCGCTGCCTGA